In one window of Solanum pennellii chromosome 2, SPENNV200 DNA:
- the LOC107008895 gene encoding cation/calcium exchanger 1-like, whose amino-acid sequence MTFFPFHFKPKSYLSIFLNTSFLFLLIFYTLTSNVTFNHSQIRHIHLSNTINNDCSNLHNFSDAQSKCTYIKENINSCSTKGYLNYLQFFYCTLGTLPKLGYVTLVVWLILLFYLLGNTAAEYFCPCAESLSKVMNLSPAIAGTTLLPLGNGANDVFSSIISFTRSSNSGSVGLNSVLGGAFFISCFVVGVISMLVCMTKSQLGVTIDKSSFIRDVLFIIFTLSCLVGVIIVGRVSVWIAICFTSIYVVYIWVVCVMHFLVRNVNLHDKEDDGFDRDVEVPLLGCIDEEDCEKKTIQMSSSTPIDAASSSCCKFLHRFLGVLELPLYLPRRLTIPVVDEGRWSKPMAVISATLAPILAAFVSSLTGEVIVYSNTNIVILMISVFVGLMLGNVAYFSTQNSSPPKKCLWIWLLGGFVMSTTWTYILAQELVSLLVSFGYILGISPSILGLTVLAWGNSTGDLISNVALALNGGKDGVQMALSACYAGPLFNTLIGLGVSLVLASWWEYPTSFVLPKDPFLFETLGFLILGLLWALVVLPKRNMQPDYSLGVGLLAIYFCFLFLRFAKGF is encoded by the coding sequence ATGACTTTTTTCCCATTCCATTTCAAGCCAAAATCATATCTTTCTATATTCCTCAACACCTCTTTCCTTTTTCTACTCAtattttacactcttacttccAATGTTACTTTTAACCATTCTCAAATTAGACACATCCATTTATCAAACACTATCAATAATGATTGTTCCAACTTACATAATTTTAGTGATGCACAATCAAAATGTACCTACataaaagaaaacatcaattctTGTTCTACAAAAGGGTATTTGAATTATCTTCAATTTTTCTATTGCACCTTAGGTACGTTACCAAAATTAGGGTACGTTACCCTAGTTGTATggcttattttgttattttatttattaggtAATACCGCGGCGGAGTACTTTTGTCCTTGTGCTGAAAGTTTATCTAAAGTCATGAATCTTTCCCCAGCTATAGCTGGAACAACTCTTCTCCCTCTAGGAAATGGAGCTAACGATGTTTTTTCGAGTATCATATCGTTTACTCGATCTAGTAATAGTGGCAGTGTGGGACTTAATAGTGTGTTAGGTGgtgcatttttcatttcttgtttTGTTGTGGGAGTTATAAGTATGTTAGTGTGTATGACTAAGTCCCAACTTGGTGTAACGATTGATAAATCGAGTTTTATTAGGGATgtgttgtttattatttttacattatcATGTCTTGTTGGTGTTATTATTGTTGGGAGAGTTAGTGTGTGGATAGCAATTTGTTTCACCTCCATTTATGTTGTGTACATTTGGGTGGTATGTGTTATGCATTTTCTTGTTAGAAATGTGAATTTACATGACAAAGAAGATGATGGATTTGATCGCGATGTTGAGGTACCATTGTTAGGTTGTATTGATGAGGAGGATTGTGAGAAAAAAACCATACAAATGAGTTCTAGTACTCCTATAGACGCGGCCTCATCATCTTGTTGCAAATTCTTGCATCGTTTTCTTGGTGTTCTAGAACTGCCCCTGTACttgccaagaaggctaaccaTTCCTGTTGTTGATGAGGGACGTTGGTCCAAGCCAATGGCGGTGATTTCAGCAACACTGGCACCAATTCTAGCCGCGTTTGTTTCAAGTCTTACAGGAGAAGTCATAGTTTATTCCAACACAAACATCGTCATTTTGATGATATCAGTTTTTGTTGGACTTATGTTAGGGAATGTGGCATATTTTTCTACACAAAACTCTAGTCCTCCGAAGAAATGTTTGTGGATTTGGCTTCTTGGAGGATTTGTTATGAGTACTACATGGACATATATACTTGCACAAGAATTGGTATCTTTGTTAGTGTCATTTGGATATATTCTTGGTATAAGCCCTTCAATTTTAGGACTAACTGTCCTAGCTTGGGGAAACTCAACTGGTGATCTAATATCAAATGTTGCTTTGGCATTAAATGGTGGAAAAGATGGTGTGCAAATGGCATTATCAGCTTGTTATGCTGGTCCATTATTTAACACTTTGATTGGTTTAGGTGTTTCACTTGTGCTTGCTTCATGGTGGGAGTATCCAACTTCTTTTGTACTTCCAAAAGATCCTTTTCTCTTTGAAACTTTGGGATTTCTAATACTTGGCTTACTATGGGCTCTTGTTGTTTTGCCTAAGAGAAATATGCAACCTGATTACTCACTTGGTGTTGGACTTTTGGCTATCTACTTTTGCTTCTTGTTTCTAAGGTTTGCCAAAGGTTTTTAA